The proteins below come from a single Pleuronectes platessa chromosome 3, fPlePla1.1, whole genome shotgun sequence genomic window:
- the LOC128436645 gene encoding cytochrome P450 2U1, which translates to MLPPSCLELFSSSSLSHVNTGAVALFFLVLYLLHLYRKQREFANIPPGPTPWPVVGNFGGFLVPSFLRRKWTSSGSGSEAGEPVRNAAVILTEQANVYGPVFSLFAGKQLIVVLNGYEAVKEALLKHPEEFSDRPDIPSVSIMTKRKGIVFAPYGPIWKKQRRFCHTMLRTFGFGKLSFEPSIVQGVATIKTELLRLNEESGGAGVDMAPLICNAVSNVICSMTLGQRFHHEDAEFRKLLNLMEHGLEICVNSPAVLINIFPLLYYLPFGVFKELRQVERDITVFLKSIIANHRETLDPENPRDLVDMYLKEMLAQQAAGQEDSSFTEDYLFYIVGDLFIAGTDTTTNSVLWILLYMVLYPDIQEKVQAEIDDVVGKHRVPSLTDKGSLPFTEATIMEVQRIIVVVPLGIPHMASKTTEFRGYTIPKGTVILPNLWSVHRDPSVWDEPDNFNPARFLNDDGTLLRKDCFMPFGIGRRVCMGEQLAKMELFLMVTCLLQAFRFRLPEGKPPPPLHGRFGLTLAPCPFTVCVSPRS; encoded by the exons ATGTTGCCTCCGTCGTGTCTGgagctcttcagctcctcttctctgtctcaTGTAAACACCGGAGCGGTGGCACTTTTCTTCCTGGTGCTTTATTTACTTCACTTGTATAGGAAACAACGGGAGTTCGCCAACATCCCCCCGGGCCCCACACCGTGGCCGGTGGTCGGTAACTTCGGCGGCTTCCTGGTGCCGTCTTTCCTCCGGAGGAAGTGGACgagctccggctccggctcggAGGCGGGGGAACCGGTGAGAAACGCCGCGGTGATTCTCACGGAGCAGGCGAACGTGTACGGTCCCGTGTTCAGCTTGTTCGCGGGGAAgcagctgatcgtggtgctgaaCGGATACGAGGCGGTGAAGGAGGCGCTGCTGAAGCACCCGGAGGAGTTCTCCGACCGGCCGGACATCCCCAGTGTCTCCATCATGACCAAACGGAAAG GAATCGTCTTTGCACCTTACGGGCCGATTTGGAAAAAGCAACGCAGGTTCTGCCACACCATGCTCCGGACGTTTGGCTTTGGGAAGTTGAGCTTTGAGCCCAGCATCGTTCAAGGTGTGGCTACCATCAAAACGGAGCTGCTGCGACTGAACGAGGAGTCCGGGGGCGCCGGCGTGGACATGGCCCCGCTCATCTGCAACGCCGTGTCCAACGTCATCTGCTCGATGACCCTGGGCCAACGCTTCCACCACGAGGACGCAGAGTTCCGCAAGCTGCTCAACCTGATGGAGCACGGGCTGGAGATCTGCGTCAACAGCCCCGCGGTCCTCATCAACATCTTTCCGCTTCTCTACTATTTGCCCTTTGGGGTCTTCAAGGAGCTGAGGCAGGTGGAACGAGACATCACCGTGTTTCTGAAGAGCATCATTGCCAATCACAGGGAAACATTAGATCCTGAGAACCCGAGGGATCTTGTAGACATGTACCTGAAGGAGATGCtggcccagcaggctgcaggacaggaggacagcAGCTTCACAGAGGATTATCTCTTTTATATCGTGGGAGATCTCTTCATCGCAGGCACAGACACCACCACCAATTCAGTTCTGTGGATTCTGCTCTACATGGTTTTATATCCGGATATCCAAG AAAAGGTCCAGGCAGAGATTGATGACGTGGTGGGGAAACATCGGGTCCCGTCTCTGACTGATAAAGGAAGTTTGCCCTTTACCGAAGCCACCATCATGGAGGTGCAGAGGATAATTGTAGTGGTTCCTCTGGGTATCCCGCACATGGCCTCCAAGACAACAG AGTTCAGAGGCTACACTATTCCCAAAGGAACAGTTATTCTGCCCAATCTGTGGTCTGTCCATAGAGACCCCAGTGTGTGGGACGAGCCAGACAATTTCAACCCGGCACGTTTCTTGAATGATGATGGAACGTTGCTTAGGAAAGATTGCTTTATGCCATTTGGGATTG GTCGCAGGGTGTGCATGGGCGAGCAGCTGGCGAAGATGGAGTTGTTCCTGATGGTAACTTGTTTACTCCAGGCCTTCAGATTCCGACTCCCAGAGggaaaacctcctcctcctctgcacggGCGCTTCGGCCTGACACTGGCCCCCTGtccgttcactgtgtgtgtgagccctcGGAGTTGA
- the sgms2a gene encoding phosphatidylcholine:ceramide cholinephosphotransferase 2 yields MASQERADARDSATADLNPGMEGSAVPGSGKTCAVHTPGGEETKRGFRKGIGRHNDYVKISVPDSKVNRLPMEWWKTVMAFFYACFNLVLTTVVITVVHERVPPKESSPPLPDKFFDYIDRVKWAFTVTEINGMVLLAIWMVQLFFFRYKSIAIRRFFFLIGTLYLYRCVTMYITTLPVPGMHMTCAPKLHDDSQAKIQRILRLISGGGLSITNSHLLCGDFLYSGHTVMLTLTYLFIKEYSPRSFWWYHLMCWLLSAVGVVCILVAHEHYSVDVVVAYFITSRLFWWYHTMTNLQTVKCLPNNYLTNTWWNPVFNFLERNVQTSVPCSYSWPITWPPACLKNPCKKYSMVQSTREE; encoded by the exons ATGGCATCTCAGGAGCGTGCCGATGCGAGAGACTCTGCCACTGCTGATCTGAACCCAGGGATGGAGGGCAGCGCCGTGCCCGGCAGTGGCAAAACGTGTGCCGTCCACACTCCAGGCGGGGAGGAGACCAAGAGGGGCTTCAGGAAAGGCATCGGGAGGCACAATGACTACGTGAAGATCTCTGTACCGGACTCCAAGGTCAATCGTCTGCCCATGGAGTGGTGGAAGACGGTGATGGCCTTCTTTTATGCTTGCTTCAACTTGGTCCTCACCACCGTCGTCATCACCGTGGTCCACGAGAGGGTCCCGCCCAAAGAGAGCAGCCCACCTCTTCCCGACAAGTTCTTTGACTATATCGACAGAGTTAAGTGGGCGTTCACAGTGACTGAGATCAACGGCATGGTGCTGCTCGCCATCTGGATGGTCCAGCTGTTCTTCTTCAGATACAA GTCAATAGCAATCAGacgcttcttcttcctcattgGCACCCTGTACTTGTACCGCTGTGTCACCATGTACATCACCACCCTGCCTGTACCTGGCATGCACATGACGTGTGCTCCTAAG CTCCACGATGACTCGCAGGCCAAAATCCAGCGAATCCTGCGGCTGATTTCCGGCGGAGGTCTTTCCATCACGAACTCCCATCTGCTGTGTGGAGACTTCCTGTACAGTGGACACACTGTGATGCTCACCCTCACCTACCTATTCATCAAGGAGT ACTCGCCGCGGTCGTTCTGGTGGTACCATCTGATGTGCTGGCTGCTGAGTGCAGTGGGAGTGGTTTGCATCTTGGTGGCTCACGAGCACTATAGCGTGGATGTGGTCGTGGCCTACTTCATCACCTCCCGCCTGTTCTGGTGGTACCACACCATGACCAATTTACAG actgtgaaatgtCTGCCCAACAACTACCTCACCAACACCTGGTGGAACCCTGTGTTCAACTTCCTGGAGAGGAACGTCCAAACCTCGGTGCCGTGCTCGTACAGCTGGCCCATCACCTGGCCTCCCGCCTGCCTTAAGAACCCCTGCAAGAAGTACTCCATGGTACAAAGTACCCGAGAGGAGTGA